A region from the Acyrthosiphon pisum isolate AL4f chromosome A1, pea_aphid_22Mar2018_4r6ur, whole genome shotgun sequence genome encodes:
- the LOC100575445 gene encoding putative uncharacterized protein DDB_G0282133: MLNSLRDGQINYGTTNCPSAHVPSHNVASIHQNSLISAEPSTPVYQWNANHRLEHLYGFHSRYYNLDFPTPYSPATNQYVPTNVYGQNLPQCCQPCCRLRSQNIPKASPPQVLYNPRPMQQLNRSYKSKKTLKTPCSEQFLPYIPNDLPVKYDTQNCYQQKYSSSYLNNTNYCPPANNLWIPPAANPNWSNERLRPTGRHTGPVSHDFSREKSYQRLPNYQGNPYSKPTSATNHIPYNYIPPLPDVHDYRPPVYHNPSKNNTTEYVPHDHSSRFPILSQNIQNPSSLQQYYNSQPVPYSDVQIPSESFKPPQIMTKDTSKSNLNVREFLATWDEGEEEIGEKSSETAEPIVVLDCMTLDGDALTKIQEKLNVVSYENLEKVLKENQNPLVITAETNEINSLNNKPKLPSKSNFEPLDYTKRETGIIKPFITEKKISPELNSQSEKSYSVNFDGMVAWYGKKNTDISSTDLIERLADRIFNLSKSQENEGVSFGTAAYTGQITQTNRSIESCDKNTSKYIQSPQMFDLQHHADKCIEPPTMNKLNCNKDSIPKVHSFVFNESNKASTIKSKNVNSSCIVENITKKCLNVTNEETSPWHLDQGVHEQHLNTSLYDHSVIMKPLDFSSLTDETKGNPFVFEKITSSDNKPNGSINNQCNKVFNQNNSYNSIVSNNQHSIQQIDASNRNFPVIVSPHRQEYNGFHESVIQRTGCDKNKHDKVSTQTDFESINWNLSNDLDKIMKNTNMIMEPSCLYERSNYNILDGMNSEKNISTRWKDNVPCVDLTVNSKSNSHHDSFFDGWSFIESYENHSGKKIMNTPSNDNSHHHLFPNQMTPLEESTKNNNISSENHTNDTLVVKEMPPFSKSNDLLPSNRPSRDVFNLNNRIPDFSDGFELPVINEPQEYLQFKKDDNEHRADGSIFEHLNESKCITTLNETLNYRNDQNKLDFVGLPSFKEKEPLAPVSAPSKLNIVKPTLRDPSQIYTVIKQKLKYDNTCVDNDSVVTNTTENNLKENLTNAFNVTDLKSKYNSGQLNQFDVWSEKFVLKGNSNSSSCAVVQCDVEITQFKSTPENRNTLPKSNKGENYQDKTMILPGNTNCNLADSKINIIENDKISSNDFLNCLESSKTNDQKYRDAFDEFETSFGFDIHCNNESNKSFHEDIVHKCFEERINDQIGDQDINEVESINTSDTNTTSSNNTQLPFQCDFQSSFLIKNYFDENKNKTAVLDQQETSSHEKSDTTIFKYHKENVQEFELQNNENIHSVINSVKDSDFNMDCHVRQIHNANENNNSNCINKVESYKPQHENTKNICKISSIKNNNFDYLNIEDRNFGFNNNKKSILESEISKETTVANNSIETDSISQINYNDLNTNKRFHIRKNSNVDFESNIFELNSKSTSKVIPIETNKKHESDRNKDCFKSKLNSNIAEEVEHNINRKIIFELDNNNSGIHNLEKMDAFDFNTRIIQNLGIECSSTNIEKPTSSNEIFTNESQMKTNCGLEINDDKNKGKLETNYKNALDIQEELQIEETSDLNCNNDAQRHNLIETENINHENNGDCVFEIGCIVNNVQDKLNLENPKTQTNFDYQNKNTENNNLNNCNTERNFNRSDNSEVENIFENIYDNLSTLNTEKNDTNILENSCQSDIECDVSKSQEITEDLNLKNNNSYVIDEICKGTNMEVHRDASDNQFKETGSVLLQELVNNSTDRMTTVSVEHNESINDEKSKPTFIEYSTDDSNMNKNSATSVEQHTEDIKEGDIQSNNKNNWQPIKKMKTNASQGDATLNIFENLRCDILNTVKNTDKKEYTKNNCSESSSFNSFVLNSQQNTNEIYEVEDSINSGSCTLSHVELIHHQNSDEVIEIKGLNSYGPNVSNCGESISQHRSAETVQAVDLTSYRPNLFHYDESISMHRSKETVDAVDLTCSGFSSLNHDEQRMEMLVAKNSNNPQLISVNHDESTPQQNSNEMYEIEDSITPRLCSLSHTDLINNQNSNAVDEIDDSIKCESKLLNNELTFQKYSDEMVEIDSVSSLKHDELNYHKHLIEINEVEDSISSGPNSINQDELKCQQNSNSIYESEDLTSSESYSINRDESEFQQNANENYETGDFTRSRPSTINQGELKYHQNVTEIKEVEDSISSASSSTNQDELDFQENSNETDVANDLHTPGPSPINQDKLEFQQSSNEIYMVKEFTRSRPSSINQGELIYHQNVNEIYEVEDSTRSRPSLKNQDELELQQNSNEIYESEDLTSSESCSINRDELEFQQNANENYEARDFTRSRPSTINQGELKYHQNVTEIKEVEDSISSASSSTNQDELDFQENSNETDVANDLHTPGPSPINQDKLEFQQNSNETCKVEEFTRSRPSSINQGELLYHQNVNEIYEVRRFN; encoded by the coding sequence ATGTTAAACAGCTTGAGAGATGGTcaaataaattatggaactaCAAATTGTCCATCTGCCCATGTTCCGTCTCATAATGTCGCCTCAATACACCAAAATTCTCTTATTTCGGCGGAACCTTCTACACCAGTCTATCAGTGGAATGCAAACCATCGGCTTGAACATTTGTACGGCTTTCATTCCAGATATTATAATCTTGACTTTCCTACTCCATACTCGCCAGCTACTAatcaatatgtacctacaaatgTGTACGGACAGAATTTGCCGCAATGCTGTCAACCGTGTTGTCGGCTCAGGTCTCAAAACATACCAAAAGCATCCCCACCACAAGTGTTATATAACCCAAGACCAATGCAACAATTAAATCGAtcttataaatcaaaaaagacTTTGAAAACTCCGTGCTCCGAACAGTTCCTACCATACATTCCAAATGATTTACCAGTTAAATACGATACACAAAAttgttatcaacaaaaatatagtagttcatatttaaacaatacaaattattgtccTCCAGCTAATAACTTGTGGATTCCACCTGCAGCCAATCCTAATTGGTCTAACGAAAGATTACGACCTACTGGCCGTCATACCGGGCCGGTGTCGCACGATTTTAGTAGGGAAAAAAGTTATCAAAGATTACCAAACTATCAAGGTAACCCTTATTCAAAACCTACAAGTGCTACAAATCATATACCTTATAATTACATTCCACCTTTACCTGATGTACATGACTATCGACCTCCAGTCTATCATAATCCTTCAAAAAACAATACGACTGAGTATGTACCACACGATCACAGTTCGAGATTTCCTATTTTATCTCAAAACATTCAAAATCCGTCTTCATTACAACAGTACTATAATAGTCAACCAGTGCCTTATTCAGATGTACAAATACCTAGTGAATCATTTAAACCCCCTCAAATTATGACAAAAGATACTTCAAAGAGTAATTTAAACGTACGCGAGTTTTTGGCGACTTGGGATGAAGGAGAAGAAGAAATCGGTGAAAAATCTTCTGAAACAGCAGAGCCCATAGTGGTACTCGATTGTATGACACTTGATGGAGATGCATTGACTAAAATTCAAGAAAAACTAAATGTAGTATCCTACgaaaatttagaaaaagtaCTTAAAGAAAATCAAAATCCATTAGTTATTACCGCTGaaacaaatgaaattaattCTTTAAACAATAAACCCAAACTACCTTCGAAATCTAATTTCGAACCCCTAGATTACACTAAACGGGAAACTGGAATCATTAAACCATTCATTACTGAGAAAAAAATATCGCCTGAGTTAAATTCTCAGTCTGAAAAAAGTTATAGCGTTAATTTTGATGGAATGGTTGCTTGGtacggtaaaaaaaatacagatattTCATCTACAGATCTCATTGAAAGATTAGCTGAcaggatttttaatttgagtaaATCGCAAGAAAACGAAGGCGTATCGTTTGGAACAGCAGCTTATACAGGGCAAATAACTCAAACAAATCGGTCCATTGAAAGTTGTGACAAAAATAcgtcaaaatatattcaaagcCCACAAATGTTTGACTTACAACATCACgccgataaatgtattgaaccTCCTACCATGAATAAACTCAATTGTAATAAGGATTCTATTCCCAAAGTACATTCTTTTGTCTTCAATGAAAGTAACAAAGCATCaactataaaatcaaaaaatgtgaaCTCCTCGTGCATTGtggaaaatataacaaaaaaatgtttaaatgttaccAATGAAGAAACGTCGCCATGGCATTTAGACCAAGGTGTCCACGAACAGCATTTGAATACATCTTTGTACGACCATAGTGTTATTATGAAACCTCTCGACTTTTCTTCCCTAACCGATGAAACTAAAGGCAACCCTTTCGTGTTTGAAAAGATTACGTCAAGTGACAATAAACCAAATGGCAGCATCAATAACCAGTGTAATAAAGTATTTAACCAAAACAATAGTTATAACTCTATAGTTTCTAACAATCAACATTCAATTCAACAAATAGATGCGAGCAATAGAAATTTTCCAGTTATAGTATCACCACATAGACAAGAATACAACGGATTTCATGAAAGTGTTATACAGAGAACTGGTTGcgataaaaataaacacgatAAAGTATCAACACAAACTGATTTTGAAAGCATTAATTGGAATTTATCCAACGATCtcgataaaattatgaaaaacacgAACATGATTATGGAACCTTCTTGTTTATATGAAagaagtaattataatattttagatggtATGAATTCAGAGAAAAACATTTCTACTCGCTGGAAAGATAATGTACCATGTGTGGACTTGACGGTAAACAGTAAATCTAATTCTCATCATGATTCGTTTTTTGATGGCTGGAGCTTTATTGAAAGCTATGAAAATCAttctggtaaaaaaataatgaatacgcCATCTAATGATAATTCCCACCACCATCTATTTCCGAACCAGATGACTCCTTTGGAAGAatcgacaaaaaataataatatttcaagtgAAAATCATACTAATGATACATTGGTAGTCAAAGAAATGCCTCCATTTTCAAAATCCAATGATTTATTACCTTCTAATCGACCATCTCGagatgtttttaatttgaataaccgAATACCTGATTTCAGTGATGGGTTTGAATTGCCAGTTATAAATGAACCGCAAGAGTATTTGCAATTTAAAAAGGATGACAATGAACACCGGGCTGATGGTTCAATTTTTGAACATCTAAATGAATCTAAGTGTATAACAACATTaaatgaaacattaaattataggaATGATCAGAATAAACTGGATTTTGTTGGTCTCCCAAGTTTTAAAGAAAAAGAACCTTTAGCGCCTGTTTCAGCACCCTCCAAACTTAATATTGTTAAACCTACTCTACGAGATCCAAGCCAAATATATACAGTCATAAAACAGAAGCTAAAATACGATAATACATGTGTCGACAATGATAGTGTTGTAACAAATACAACTGAAAACAATTTGAAAGAAAATCTTACGAACGCATTCAACGTAACAGACTTAAAATCTAAGTACAATAGTGGTCAATTAAATCAATTTGATGTTTGGTCTGAAAAGTTTGTACTAAAAGGAAACTCAAATAGTTCGTCTTGTGCAGTTGTTCAGTGTGATGTAGAAATTACACAATTTAAGAGTACTCCCGAAAATCGCAATACATTACCGAAGTCAAATAAGGGTGAAAATTATCAGGATAAAACCATGATATTGCCAggaaatacaaattgtaatttagccgatagtaaaattaatattatcgagAATGATAAAATTAGCTCTAACGATTTTCTTAATTGTTTAGAAAGTTCGAAAACAAATGACCAGAAATATCGAGATGCGTTTGATGAATTTGAAACGTCGTTTGGGTTCgatatacattgtaataatgaatCTAATAAATCATTCCATGAAGATATTGTTCATAAATGTTTTGAAGAAAGGATTAATGATCAAATTGGAGATCAAGATATAAATGAAGTTGAGTCAATTAACACTTCCGACACTAATACAACATCATCAAACAATACTCAGTTGCCTTTCCAGTGTgattttcaatcaagttttttgattaaaaactattttgatgaaaacaaaaacaaaacagctGTCTTGGACCAACAAGAAACTAGTAGCCATGAAAAATCagatacaacaatttttaaatatcacaaaGAAAATGTACAAGAATTTGAAttgcaaaataatgaaaatattcattcaGTTATAAATTCTGTAAAAGACTCAGACTTCAACATGGATTGCCATGTTAGACAAATCCACAATgccaatgaaaacaataattcaaattgtataaataaagtcGAATCCTACAAGCCTCAACacgaaaacacaaaaaatatttgtaaaatatcaagtataaaaaataataattttgattatttaaatatagaagATCGTAATTTtgggtttaataataataaaaaaagtattcttgAATCTGAAATTTCTAAAGAAACTACCGTAGCTAATAATTCTATTGAAACTGACAGCATTagccaaataaattataatgatttgaatACTAACAAACGGTTTCATATTcgaaaaaattcaaatgttgattttgaatcaaatatttttgaattaaattccAAATCTACAAGTAAAGTTATTCCAattgaaactaataaaaaacaCGAATCAGATAGAAACAAAgattgttttaaatcaaaattgaattcTAACATTGCAGAAGAAGTTGAACATAATatcaatagaaaaattatttttgaattagataataataatagtggtatacataatttagaaaaaatggatgcatttgattttaatacaaggattattcaaaatttaggaATAGAATGTTCTTCTACTAATATCGAAAAACCAACAAGctcaaatgaaatatttacgAATGAAAGTCAAATGAAAACTAACTGTGGATTGGAAATAAATGACGATAAAAACAAAGGTAAACTagaaacaaattacaaaaacgcTCTAGATATTCAAGAAGAGTTACAAATTGAAGAAACATCAgacttaaattgtaataatgatgCACAACgtcataatttaattgaaactgaaaatattaaccATGAAAATAATGGGGACTGTGTTTTTGAAATTGGTTGTATTGTTAACAATGTACAAGATAAACTAAACCTTGAAAACCCAAAGACACAAACTAATTttgattatcaaaataaaaacactgaaaataataatctaaataattgtaatactgAAAGGAATTTTAATCGGAGTGATAACTCAGAAGTtgagaatatttttgaaaatatatatgataatttatcgACTTTGAATACTGAAAAAAATGATACTAATATATTGGAAAATTCTTGTCAAAGCGATATTGAATGTGATGTTTCTAAAAGTCAGGAAATTACTGAagatctaaatttaaaaaataacaactccTACGTTATTGATGAAATTTGTAAAGGAACAAATATGGAGGTGCATCGTGATGCATCTGACAATCAATTTAAAGAAACTGGTAGTGTTTTACTACAAGAACTTGTGAATAATTCGACTGATCGTATGACGACTGTTTCAGTTGAACACAATGAATCGATTAATGATGAGAAAAGCAAACCAACGTTTATAGAATATAGTACAGATGATTCGAATATGAATAAAAACTCTGCTACGTCAGTAGAACAACACACTGAAGACATTAAAGAAGGTGATATacagtcaaataataaaaataattggcaacctataaaaaaaatgaagacaAACGCAAGTCAAGGTGATgctacattaaatatatttgaaaacttaAGATGTGATATATTAAACACTGTAAAAAATACAGACAAAAAAgagtataccaaaaataattgttcagaATCTAGTTCATTCAATTCGTTTGTATTAAATTCACAACAAAATACTAATGAAATTTACGAAGTTGAAGATTCTATCAATTCTGGATCTTGTACATTAAGTCATGTTGAACTGATCCACCATCAAAATTCTGATGAGGTAATCGAGATTAAAGGTTTAAATAGTTATGGACCGAATGTATCAAATTGCGGCGAGTCAATATCACAACATCGTTCGGCGGAAACTGTTCAGGCTGTAGATTTAACTAGTTATAGACCGAACTTATTTCATTACGATGAATCAATATCCATGCATCGTTCAAAAGAAACTGTTGATGCCGTAGATTTAACTTGTTCTGGATTCAGTTCATTAAATCATGACGAACAACGGATGGAAATGTTAGTtgctaaaaattcaaataatccTCAACTTATTTCAGTAAACCATGACGAATCAACACCCCAACAGAATTCAAATGAAATGTACGAGATTGAAGATTCGATTACTCCTAGACTTTGTTCATTAAGTCACACTGATTTAATAaacaatcaaaattcaaatgctgTTGACGAAATCGACGATTCAATTAAATGcgaatctaaattattaaataatgaattaacatTCCAAAAATATTCCGATGAAATGGTTGAGATTGACTCAGTTAGTTCATTAAAACATGACGAATTAAATtaccataaacatttaattgaaattaatgagGTTGAAGATTCAATTAGTTCTGGACCTAATTCAATAAATCAAGACGAATTAAAATGTCAacagaattcaaattcaatttacGAGTCTGAAGATTTGACTAGTTCTGAATCTTATTCAATAAATCGTGATGAATCAGAATTTCAACAAAATGCAAATGAAAATTACGAAACTGGAGATTTTACTAGATCTAGACCTAGTACAATAAACCAAGGTGAATTAAAATACCATCAAAATGTAACAGAAATTAAAGAGGTTGAAGATTCAATTAGTTCTGCATCTAGTTCAACAAATCAAGATGAATTAGACTTTCAAGAAAATTCGAATGAAACTGACGTGGCTAATGATTTACATACACCTGGACCTAGTCCAATAAATCAAGACAAATTAGAATTTCAACAGAGTTCAAATGAAATTTACATGGTTAAAGAGTTTACTAGATCTAGACCTAGTTCAATAAACCAAGGTGAATTAATATACCatcaaaatgtaaatgaaatatACGAGGTTGAAGATTCAACTAGATCTAGACCTAGTTTAAAAAATCAAGACGAATTAGAACTTCAACAAAATTCAAATGAAATTTACGAGTCTGAAGATTTGACTAGTTCTGAATCTTGTTCAATAAATCGAGATGAATTAGAATTTCAACAAAATGCAAATGAAAATTACGAAGCTAGAGATTTTACTAGATCTAGACCTAGTACAATAAACCAAGGTGAATTAAAATACCATCAAAATGTAACAGAAATTAAAGAGGTTGAAGATTCAATTAGTTCTGCATCTAGTTCAACAAATCAAGATGAATTAGACTTTCAAGAAAATTCGAATGAAACTGACGTGGCTAATGATTTACATACACCTGGACCTAGTCCAATAAATCAAGACAAATTAGAATTTCAACAGAATTCAAATGAAACTTGCAAGGTTGAAGAGTTTACTAGATCTAGACCTAGTTCAATAAACCAAGGTGAATTATTATACCatcaaaatgtaaatgaaatatATGAAGTTCGAAGATTCAACTAG